A single region of the Desulfovibrio sp. genome encodes:
- a CDS encoding YceI family protein has protein sequence MATWKNDPDHSHLGFVVRHLMITDINGRFADVAIDLETGNDDLSDAVFTMTAKAVSIDTHVHARDEHLRSPDFFDVAQHPEVTFQSTSVRLGPDHTGTITGLLEMRGTSREVTFNITASDRITNPINNKETQSFSITGEVNRSDFSIGPNIPAAIVGDRVKVAANFEVSPA, from the coding sequence ATGGCTACCTGGAAGAACGATCCCGACCATTCGCACCTTGGTTTTGTGGTGCGGCATCTCATGATTACCGACATCAACGGCAGGTTTGCAGACGTTGCCATTGACCTTGAAACCGGCAACGATGATCTTTCTGACGCAGTCTTTACCATGACGGCCAAGGCTGTGAGCATTGATACACACGTGCATGCGCGGGACGAGCACTTGCGTTCGCCGGATTTTTTTGATGTGGCGCAGCACCCCGAAGTTACTTTCCAGAGCACATCTGTGCGGCTTGGGCCAGATCATACCGGGACAATCACTGGTCTGCTCGAGATGCGCGGTACCTCGCGAGAAGTGACGTTCAACATCACAGCCAGCGACCGCATCACCAACCCCATCAACAACAAGGAAACGCAGTCTTTCAGCATCACTGGCGAGGTGAATCGCAGCGACTTTAGTATTGGTCCCAACATCCCGGCAGCCATTGTGGGCGACAGGGTGAAGGTGGCGGCCAACTTTGAAGTTTCGCCAGCCTAG
- a CDS encoding peptidylprolyl isomerase encodes MSDNPTVLLETSSGDILVELYADKAPQTVANFLKYVDDGFYANTIFHRVIPGFMIQGGGLGARMDEKSTREPVTNEADNGLKNERGTLAMARTRDPHSATAQFFINLVDNDFLNHSSPTPDGWGYCVFGKVTEGMENVDKIAKVKTKTVGFHENVPTDMVLITGASRFE; translated from the coding sequence ATGTCCGACAATCCTACGGTTTTGCTGGAGACCTCCTCCGGCGACATTCTTGTGGAGCTTTATGCCGACAAGGCCCCCCAAACCGTTGCCAATTTTTTGAAATATGTGGATGACGGCTTTTACGCCAACACCATTTTCCACCGCGTTATCCCTGGCTTCATGATTCAGGGCGGCGGTCTTGGCGCGCGCATGGACGAAAAGTCCACGCGCGAACCTGTGACCAACGAAGCCGACAACGGCCTCAAGAACGAGCGCGGCACCCTGGCCATGGCCCGCACCCGCGATCCTCACAGCGCCACCGCCCAGTTCTTCATCAATCTGGTGGACAACGATTTTCTCAACCACAGCTCCCCCACCCCTGACGGTTGGGGTTACTGCGTTTTCGGCAAAGTGACCGAAGGCATGGAGAATGTGGACAAAATTGCCAAGGTTAAGACCAAGACCGTGGGCTTTCATGAAAATGTGCCCACCGATATGGTGCTGATCACCGGGGCAAGCCGCTTCGAATAA
- a CDS encoding DinB family protein: MSRDIVAALEEPYQRSWALLAQYMDICPENIWAETNGGWPVWQQVAHAIAVLNFFILESDDETFLPAPASIGVLMLKEQGKDVVSKEAMQAYGKSVKAAVDARLAALSDADLTRVQERVSKKIGRDLTYAAMIAMLASHTTYHLGSCDAALRDHGLPGVF, translated from the coding sequence ATGTCCAGAGACATTGTTGCCGCCCTTGAAGAACCCTATCAGCGCTCCTGGGCCCTGTTGGCCCAGTATATGGACATCTGCCCCGAAAACATCTGGGCCGAAACCAACGGCGGCTGGCCCGTGTGGCAGCAGGTGGCCCACGCCATTGCCGTGCTGAACTTTTTTATTCTTGAAAGTGACGACGAAACCTTTTTGCCCGCGCCTGCCAGCATTGGCGTGCTGATGCTCAAGGAGCAGGGCAAGGATGTTGTGAGCAAAGAAGCCATGCAGGCTTACGGCAAATCCGTAAAGGCCGCAGTGGACGCACGGCTGGCGGCGCTTTCCGATGCCGACCTGACCAGGGTGCAGGAGCGCGTGAGCAAAAAAATTGGCCGTGATCTCACCTATGCGGCCATGATTGCCATGCTGGCCTCGCACACCACCTACCATCTGGGTTCCTGTGATGCGGCTTTGCGGGATCACGGTTTGCCGGGTGTGTTTTAG
- the mutY gene encoding A/G-specific adenine glycosylase, with product MNRKTSKPHPATLPGMPEQAATIAHLPPQDHLGELQNALLGWFAANQRRLPWRVNYTPYEVWISEVMLQQTQMERGVSYFNRWMQRFPDIATLAAASEEDVLRQWEGLGYYSRARHILTAARKIMAEHGGVFPSELEAIRSLPGVGPYTAGAVASIAFGEKLPCVDANVERVIARIFDVDSPVKQNPAAGIIHRWALRLVPEGKSREHNQAMMELGALVCGKRPRCTECPLAQFCISLHLGITDQRPVPGKRATITPVKAVTGVLRCGNRIFVQKRPPAGVWGNLWEFPGGRVEPDESPEQATVREFMEETGFVVRVAAQHGIIRHGYTTYRLTLHCFGLEFDSTDTTVDPPQPPLLSAATEARWVTPQELDVLAMPAAHRKLADKLFAIGKDSTVAANTAAPRQATLPLKKS from the coding sequence ATGAACCGCAAGACTTCCAAGCCCCATCCGGCAACACTGCCTGGCATGCCGGAACAGGCCGCAACCATCGCGCATCTGCCGCCCCAGGATCACCTAGGCGAACTGCAAAACGCCCTGCTCGGCTGGTTTGCCGCAAACCAGCGCCGCCTGCCGTGGCGGGTCAACTACACGCCCTACGAAGTGTGGATTTCCGAAGTCATGCTCCAGCAAACCCAGATGGAGCGTGGCGTCAGCTATTTTAACCGCTGGATGCAGCGCTTTCCCGACATCGCAACCCTCGCCGCCGCCAGCGAGGAAGATGTGCTGCGTCAGTGGGAGGGCCTTGGCTACTATTCGCGCGCCAGACATATCCTGACCGCAGCCCGCAAAATCATGGCGGAACACGGCGGCGTGTTTCCCTCAGAGCTGGAAGCCATCCGCAGTCTGCCCGGCGTTGGCCCCTACACCGCAGGCGCGGTGGCAAGCATTGCCTTTGGCGAAAAGCTGCCATGCGTGGACGCCAACGTGGAGCGCGTCATTGCGCGCATTTTTGATGTGGACAGCCCCGTAAAGCAGAATCCGGCAGCAGGGATCATCCACCGCTGGGCCTTGCGGCTGGTACCCGAGGGCAAGTCGCGCGAACACAATCAGGCCATGATGGAGCTTGGGGCACTTGTTTGCGGCAAAAGGCCGCGCTGCACAGAGTGCCCGCTGGCCCAGTTCTGCATCAGCCTGCATCTGGGCATCACAGACCAGCGCCCGGTGCCCGGCAAACGAGCCACCATCACGCCCGTCAAGGCCGTGACCGGGGTTTTGCGCTGTGGCAACAGAATCTTTGTGCAAAAGCGCCCGCCTGCGGGCGTGTGGGGCAACCTGTGGGAATTTCCCGGCGGGCGGGTTGAGCCGGATGAAAGCCCGGAGCAGGCCACTGTGCGAGAGTTTATGGAAGAAACGGGATTTGTCGTGCGTGTGGCAGCGCAGCATGGCATTATCCGGCACGGATACACCACCTACCGCCTGACGCTGCACTGCTTTGGCCTGGAGTTTGACAGCACGGACACAACGGTTGACCCGCCTCAGCCGCCGCTGCTTTCCGCCGCAACCGAGGCTCGCTGGGTCACGCCGCAGGAGCTGGACGTTCTGGCAATGCCCGCTGCACACCGCAAGCTGGCGGACAAACTTTTTGCCATTGGAAAAGACAGCACCGTTGCGGCAAATACGGCTGCGCCCCGTCAGGCAACTCTGCCCCTGAAAAAATCATAG
- a CDS encoding HdeA/HdeB family chaperone, giving the protein MKKVCFAIVLAAMLALPMTASAKNDKIDFGKLPCSAFVQLDAQTMTMFYFWLDGYASAKTGDTTLDVNAVENNLTQIMKVCKQNPQKSVLSVIAD; this is encoded by the coding sequence ATGAAAAAAGTATGTTTTGCAATCGTGCTGGCGGCCATGCTTGCCTTGCCCATGACTGCTTCGGCAAAGAACGACAAAATAGATTTCGGCAAGCTGCCTTGCAGTGCTTTTGTGCAGTTGGACGCCCAGACCATGACCATGTTCTATTTCTGGCTTGATGGTTACGCCAGCGCCAAAACTGGCGACACGACCCTGGATGTCAACGCTGTGGAAAACAACCTGACCCAGATCATGAAGGTCTGCAAACAGAACCCCCAAAAGTCCGTGCTTTCGGTCATTGCCGACTAA
- a CDS encoding nuclear transport factor 2 family protein, giving the protein MKILQVTTMFIALVIALSGGLAHAKADTVALYTEAVMTGDVPALETLLAPNYWHINANGHIEDKEHFINTIKSKELVIDRLTFTNARTALISDAKLITGTGYLKAKATPALPEGLMRITVVVITNKGREQVVLFQATPVIATEDCNDGNCKIQ; this is encoded by the coding sequence ATGAAGATTCTGCAAGTAACCACCATGTTCATAGCCCTTGTGATTGCCCTTTCAGGCGGGCTTGCCCATGCCAAGGCAGACACCGTGGCGCTCTATACAGAAGCTGTGATGACAGGCGACGTCCCAGCCCTTGAAACCCTGCTGGCCCCCAACTACTGGCACATCAACGCCAACGGGCACATTGAGGACAAGGAACACTTCATCAATACCATCAAGAGCAAGGAACTGGTCATTGACCGCCTGACCTTCACCAATGCCCGCACGGCCCTGATCAGCGACGCCAAGCTCATCACCGGCACAGGCTACCTCAAGGCCAAGGCCACTCCTGCGCTGCCCGAAGGCCTCATGCGCATTACCGTGGTGGTCATTACCAACAAGGGGCGCGAACAGGTGGTGCTGTTCCAGGCTACGCCTGTGATCGCCACCGAAGACTGCAACGACGGCAACTGCAAGATCCAGTAA
- the sdhE gene encoding 8-methylmenaquinol:fumarate reductase membrane anchor subunit, whose protein sequence is MQTEFAFFPGCVLTQAAKESKMALEAVAPRLGIKLKEIPGWSCCGASQAQDVDPVATLVANARNIALAEKMGLPVLTSCSTCLLMLRRAKAELDGGKKDRINTFLAKGNMTYSGTSEVTSLLWVLAQNAQTLKSKVTKPLAGLKVAAFYGCHSLRPESALGFESSVNPSSFETVVAALGGQTVPFAKRLDCCGFHAVYPAEKSVMRMTSQIVDSAATSGAACIVTPCPLCQMQLDIYQEAAQDIAKSKARVPVLHLSQLVGLALGIPGKELGLDYNVIDATKMG, encoded by the coding sequence ATGCAGACCGAATTCGCCTTTTTTCCCGGCTGCGTGCTGACTCAGGCCGCCAAGGAATCCAAGATGGCTCTTGAGGCCGTGGCCCCGAGGCTTGGCATCAAACTCAAGGAAATCCCCGGCTGGAGCTGCTGCGGCGCTTCACAGGCGCAGGATGTTGACCCCGTGGCGACCCTGGTTGCCAACGCCCGCAACATCGCCCTGGCTGAAAAAATGGGCCTGCCCGTACTGACCTCGTGCAGCACCTGCCTGCTCATGCTGCGCCGCGCCAAGGCAGAGCTTGACGGCGGCAAGAAGGACCGTATCAACACTTTTCTTGCCAAGGGCAACATGACCTATAGCGGCACCAGTGAAGTCACCAGCCTGCTCTGGGTTCTGGCGCAAAACGCCCAAACTCTCAAGAGCAAGGTGACCAAGCCACTTGCGGGCCTTAAAGTGGCTGCCTTTTATGGCTGTCACAGCCTGCGGCCCGAATCCGCCCTCGGCTTTGAAAGCTCGGTGAATCCATCAAGCTTTGAAACCGTGGTGGCCGCCCTTGGCGGGCAGACGGTTCCCTTTGCCAAGCGGCTGGACTGCTGCGGCTTCCACGCCGTGTACCCGGCGGAAAAATCCGTCATGCGCATGACCAGCCAGATTGTGGACAGCGCGGCTACCTCCGGCGCGGCCTGCATCGTAACCCCCTGCCCGCTCTGCCAGATGCAGCTCGACATTTATCAGGAAGCAGCGCAGGATATAGCCAAGTCAAAAGCCCGTGTACCCGTGCTGCACCTTTCGCAGCTTGTGGGCCTTGCCCTGGGTATTCCCGGCAAGGAACTGGGCCTCGACTACAACGTGATTGACGCCACCAAGATGGGCTAA
- the cysK gene encoding cysteine synthase A, with product MLTSILQTIGNTPMLRLDLSRDLPGTVWLKLENRNPGGSIKDRVAFHLVGEALEEGRVEPGGVLVEATSGNMGIGMALVASVRGFRCILTMPESMSVERRNLLRALGAELVLTPAEQGMSGAVAAAKRIADEQDAFVLGQFTNPQAVVAHYKTTGPEIFKDSVGKMDVLVAGVGSGSTITGVGRYLKERIPGFRVVAVEPAASPVLSGGKPGPHLIQGIGADFVPAILDRALLDEIIQVDGEEAIRTTRLLMENGIMAGISTGSNVRAALDLAARPEMQDKHIVTFACDTGERYMSTRLFQGI from the coding sequence ATGTTAACTAGCATTTTGCAAACCATTGGCAACACCCCCATGCTGCGGCTCGACCTTTCACGCGACCTGCCCGGCACTGTCTGGCTAAAGCTTGAGAACCGCAATCCCGGCGGTTCCATCAAGGATCGCGTGGCCTTTCACCTTGTTGGCGAAGCTCTGGAAGAAGGGCGCGTTGAACCGGGCGGGGTGCTGGTGGAGGCCACCAGCGGTAATATGGGCATTGGTATGGCTCTGGTTGCCTCGGTGCGCGGCTTTCGCTGCATACTGACCATGCCAGAATCCATGAGCGTTGAGCGCCGCAACCTGTTGCGGGCGCTGGGCGCAGAGCTTGTGCTCACCCCGGCGGAACAGGGCATGAGCGGTGCCGTTGCCGCTGCAAAGCGCATTGCCGATGAACAGGATGCCTTTGTACTCGGCCAGTTTACCAATCCGCAGGCTGTGGTGGCCCACTACAAGACCACCGGGCCGGAAATTTTCAAGGACAGCGTGGGCAAGATGGATGTGTTGGTTGCGGGCGTTGGCTCCGGCTCGACCATCACTGGTGTGGGCAGATACCTCAAGGAGCGCATCCCCGGCTTCAGAGTCGTTGCCGTGGAACCAGCCGCTTCGCCGGTGCTTTCGGGCGGCAAACCCGGCCCCCATCTTATTCAGGGCATTGGCGCTGACTTTGTGCCAGCCATCCTTGACCGTGCGCTTTTGGACGAAATTATTCAGGTGGACGGCGAGGAAGCCATAAGAACCACCCGCCTGCTTATGGAAAACGGCATCATGGCTGGTATCTCCACAGGATCCAACGTGCGCGCGGCCCTTGACCTTGCGGCTCGGCCAGAAATGCAGGACAAGCATATTGTTACCTTTGCCTGCGACACGGGCGAACGCTACATGTCAACGCGGTTGTTTCAGGGAATATAA
- the purN gene encoding phosphoribosylglycinamide formyltransferase: MPLKIAILASGSGTNAQAMIDKATQGVLDVNIALIVCNRPGAGVVNRAEKAGIPCLVLDHKSFPDREGFDARMVEALREAGAELVVLAGYMRLLTPVFLEAFAGKVLNIHPALLPSFPGVHGGADAVNYGVKVSGCTVHFVEEKVDSGPVLIQAVVPVNAGESEDDLMSRIHVMEHRIYPQAIQWLAQGRIDVQGRQVHLKPGNSPRAPHDGDWLVWPPLEQGF; encoded by the coding sequence ATGCCCCTGAAAATCGCCATACTGGCCTCCGGCAGCGGCACAAACGCTCAGGCCATGATCGACAAGGCCACCCAGGGCGTGCTGGACGTGAACATTGCCCTGATCGTTTGCAACCGCCCCGGTGCGGGCGTTGTGAACCGTGCGGAAAAGGCGGGCATCCCCTGCCTTGTACTGGATCACAAAAGCTTCCCCGATCGCGAAGGCTTTGACGCCCGCATGGTTGAGGCCCTGCGCGAAGCCGGGGCGGAGCTTGTGGTGCTGGCGGGCTATATGCGCCTGCTGACCCCTGTGTTCCTTGAGGCCTTTGCCGGAAAGGTCCTCAACATCCATCCGGCGCTGCTGCCAAGCTTTCCCGGCGTGCACGGCGGTGCCGATGCCGTCAACTATGGCGTCAAGGTTTCCGGCTGCACCGTGCATTTTGTGGAAGAAAAGGTGGACAGCGGCCCGGTGCTGATTCAGGCCGTTGTGCCGGTCAACGCTGGCGAAAGCGAGGACGACCTCATGAGCCGCATCCATGTGATGGAGCACCGCATCTATCCTCAGGCAATCCAGTGGCTGGCTCAGGGCCGCATTGACGTTCAGGGGCGGCAGGTGCACCTCAAGCCCGGCAACAGCCCCCGTGCGCCGCACGATGGCGACTGGCTCGTATGGCCGCCGCTGGAGCAGGGTTTTTAA
- a CDS encoding succinate dehydrogenase/fumarate reductase iron-sulfur subunit: MPTIIIDRFDGKNSFEQSYKLDPADVAGKTVLNTLLFIKQTQDPTLNFTASCRCAICGACAVRVNGHAVLACDTKMDDLAQTYGSNTFHISPLANFKVISDLVVDWEPAMENLRKVHPGMVAKSEFSMKEGCRQNQKEFDRIIKQWDCILCGACASECNKLTADRSDYMEPFVFTHAWRVANDSRTKDPLLHGKPAVAGGLWNCVHCQECASRCPKGISAADDIAGLRALVMAKGMTDGVGPAHAKSFYTDLVEDSGRLNEVRLALRTEGISTIARAGMAVTLLRQGKMNPLEAFGGETIEGHDALVKMIQAAHAAEKE; encoded by the coding sequence ATGCCCACTATCATCATTGACCGCTTTGACGGCAAAAACAGTTTTGAGCAGAGCTACAAACTTGATCCGGCGGACGTGGCGGGCAAGACCGTGCTCAACACCCTGCTGTTCATCAAGCAGACCCAGGATCCCACGCTGAACTTCACGGCCTCCTGCCGCTGCGCCATCTGCGGCGCGTGCGCCGTGCGCGTCAACGGGCATGCGGTTCTGGCCTGCGACACCAAAATGGACGACCTCGCCCAAACTTATGGCTCGAACACCTTCCACATTTCGCCTCTGGCGAACTTCAAGGTTATTTCCGACCTTGTTGTGGACTGGGAACCCGCCATGGAAAACCTGCGCAAGGTGCATCCGGGCATGGTGGCAAAATCCGAATTCTCCATGAAGGAAGGCTGCCGCCAGAACCAGAAGGAATTCGACCGCATCATCAAGCAGTGGGACTGCATCCTCTGCGGCGCGTGCGCCTCTGAGTGCAACAAGCTCACCGCCGACCGCAGCGACTACATGGAACCCTTTGTCTTCACCCACGCATGGCGCGTGGCCAACGATTCGCGCACCAAGGATCCTCTGCTGCACGGCAAGCCCGCCGTGGCGGGCGGCCTGTGGAACTGCGTGCATTGTCAGGAATGCGCCAGCCGCTGCCCCAAGGGCATCAGCGCTGCCGACGATATCGCCGGCCTGCGGGCCCTGGTTATGGCTAAGGGCATGACCGATGGCGTTGGCCCGGCCCACGCCAAGTCGTTCTACACCGATCTGGTGGAAGACTCCGGCCGTCTCAACGAGGTGCGCCTTGCCCTGCGCACCGAAGGCATCAGCACCATTGCCCGCGCGGGCATGGCTGTGACCCTGCTGCGTCAGGGCAAGATGAATCCGCTTGAGGCCTTTGGCGGCGAAACCATTGAAGGGCATGACGCCCTGGTGAAGATGATTCAGGCGGCCCATGCCGCAGAGAAGGAGTAG
- a CDS encoding chemotaxis protein, which produces MAQTNILLETGTNELEIVEFFVNQDGYEAHYGLNVAKVVEIGRRQPVTAMPEMRHKALLGAFLHRNGRVVPLIDMAQFLGSGPIENEDAKVIVTEFNGVCTGFLVSGVNRIYRLSWTDVEAPGQFLQNVSRSSVTGVVRLEERVIFLLDLEAIVAELHPAMAMRFDASDMRHSGEKVYNILHVDDSSSIRSLLLDLLNKEGRFTVTQKVNGQEAWDYLKVLRDRCEAEDRPISDFVHGVITDIEMPGMDGLALCKHIKDERILKKLPVAIFSSMINEALAKKCAVVGADVQYTKPDLKVLSVKLYDLVTEAWG; this is translated from the coding sequence ATGGCGCAGACCAACATCCTGCTGGAAACCGGCACCAATGAGCTGGAAATTGTGGAATTTTTCGTCAACCAGGACGGTTACGAAGCCCACTATGGCCTTAACGTGGCCAAGGTGGTTGAAATTGGCCGTCGCCAGCCGGTGACTGCCATGCCGGAAATGCGCCATAAAGCACTTTTGGGCGCGTTTCTGCACCGCAATGGCCGTGTGGTGCCGCTGATTGATATGGCCCAGTTTCTGGGCAGCGGGCCCATTGAAAACGAAGACGCCAAGGTTATTGTCACCGAATTCAACGGCGTGTGTACGGGCTTTCTGGTGTCGGGGGTCAACCGCATCTATCGGCTGAGCTGGACGGATGTGGAAGCACCGGGGCAGTTTTTGCAGAATGTGAGCCGCAGCTCGGTAACGGGCGTGGTGCGGCTGGAAGAGCGCGTGATCTTTTTGCTGGATCTTGAAGCCATTGTAGCCGAACTGCATCCGGCCATGGCCATGCGTTTTGACGCCTCAGACATGCGCCACAGTGGGGAAAAAGTTTACAATATCCTGCACGTGGACGATTCAAGCAGTATCCGTAGCCTGCTGCTTGACCTGCTCAACAAGGAAGGCCGCTTCACGGTGACGCAGAAGGTCAACGGCCAGGAAGCCTGGGATTACCTGAAGGTTCTGCGCGACCGCTGTGAAGCCGAAGATCGCCCCATTTCCGATTTCGTTCACGGTGTCATCACTGACATTGAAATGCCCGGCATGGACGGCTTGGCCCTGTGCAAACACATCAAGGACGAAAGAATCCTTAAAAAACTGCCAGTGGCCATCTTCTCTTCCATGATCAACGAGGCGTTGGCCAAAAAGTGTGCGGTTGTGGGGGCTGATGTGCAGTACACCAAGCCCGACCTCAAGGTGCTTTCCGTCAAATTGTATGATCTGGTGACTGAAGCCTGGGGCTAG
- the sdhA gene encoding 8-methylmenaquinol:fumarate reductase flavoprotein subunit: MTQQFTRRKFLQSACITISALTVNMSGIEKALAAAAGVGPLATCDILIIGSGGAGLRAAVAALQKNPKLNVVVVSKCMPSRSATCMAEGGINGVTDFSKGDSYELHCFDTVKGGDYLVDQESTLKFCEQAGPAILELDYLGMPFSRTAEGKVKARPFGGASKVRCNYSADKTGHIVAHTCLDDALSHGVKFLMDHELLDVAVDNGRCEGAVLRNIRTGEIAPVRAKAVVLATGGYTRIFWNRTSTPYIATGDGVAAALRAGIPFKDAEMVQFHPTGVVHGGVLITEAARGEGGYLLNNKGERFMKTYAPAKMELGPRDIVARAIETEIREGRGYGQGLEAYVLLDLRHLGKEKIVHDLPQIRHVGKLFENIDLVDKPMVIRPTAHYSMGGIDVNTFDDMGTVVPGLFAAGEASCVSIHGANRLGGNSLADAVVTGKIAGNGAAAFASHADFGAGKRLTDLTARWQDRFRNTTNGGDAKQMYAIREEMGAQLWDNMGIFRTQSKLDSLSSSLADLRSRYDALRVPNANPIYNTVFTEYVELGNMLQLAQAACLAASERKESRGAHTREDFPKRDDANFLKHSMVSMDDNGKMRMGWKEVEITKFKPEERKY, translated from the coding sequence ATGACGCAGCAGTTTACCCGCAGAAAATTTCTGCAATCGGCCTGCATCACCATCAGCGCGCTGACGGTGAACATGAGCGGCATTGAAAAAGCTCTTGCCGCAGCCGCTGGTGTCGGCCCCCTGGCCACCTGCGACATCCTGATCATCGGATCGGGTGGCGCTGGCCTGCGAGCCGCCGTGGCAGCCCTGCAAAAAAATCCCAAGCTCAACGTGGTTGTGGTCAGCAAATGCATGCCTTCGCGCAGCGCCACCTGTATGGCCGAAGGCGGCATCAACGGCGTCACCGATTTCAGCAAGGGTGACTCCTACGAGCTGCACTGCTTTGATACCGTGAAGGGCGGCGACTATCTGGTTGACCAGGAATCCACGCTCAAATTCTGCGAGCAGGCAGGCCCCGCCATCCTTGAACTGGATTATCTGGGCATGCCCTTCTCGCGCACGGCAGAAGGCAAGGTCAAGGCCCGTCCCTTTGGCGGTGCTTCCAAGGTGCGCTGCAACTATTCCGCCGACAAGACCGGCCACATCGTTGCCCACACCTGCCTGGACGATGCCCTGAGCCACGGCGTCAAATTCCTCATGGATCACGAGCTGCTTGACGTGGCCGTGGACAATGGCCGCTGCGAAGGCGCCGTGCTGCGCAACATCCGCACCGGCGAAATCGCCCCTGTGCGCGCCAAGGCCGTGGTGCTTGCCACCGGCGGCTATACCCGCATTTTCTGGAACCGCACCTCCACCCCCTACATTGCCACAGGCGACGGTGTTGCCGCTGCCCTGCGCGCGGGTATTCCCTTCAAGGATGCCGAAATGGTGCAATTCCACCCCACGGGCGTGGTGCACGGCGGCGTGCTGATTACCGAAGCGGCCCGCGGCGAAGGCGGCTACCTGCTCAACAATAAGGGCGAGCGCTTCATGAAGACCTACGCCCCCGCCAAGATGGAACTTGGACCCCGCGACATCGTGGCCCGCGCCATCGAAACGGAAATCCGCGAAGGCCGTGGCTACGGCCAGGGGCTGGAAGCCTATGTGCTGCTTGACCTGAGGCACCTCGGCAAGGAAAAGATCGTCCACGATCTGCCGCAGATTCGCCACGTGGGCAAGCTTTTTGAAAATATCGACCTTGTGGACAAGCCCATGGTCATCCGCCCCACGGCCCACTACTCTATGGGCGGCATTGACGTGAATACCTTTGATGACATGGGCACGGTTGTGCCCGGCCTGTTTGCCGCTGGTGAAGCTTCGTGCGTGTCCATCCACGGCGCAAACCGCCTTGGCGGCAACTCGCTGGCCGATGCGGTGGTGACGGGCAAAATCGCCGGTAACGGAGCTGCGGCCTTTGCCAGCCACGCCGACTTTGGCGCGGGCAAACGCCTCACCGACCTGACCGCCCGCTGGCAGGATCGCTTCCGCAACACCACCAACGGCGGCGATGCCAAGCAGATGTACGCCATCCGCGAAGAAATGGGCGCACAGCTCTGGGACAACATGGGTATTTTCCGCACCCAGTCCAAACTCGACTCCCTGAGCAGCTCCCTGGCGGACCTGCGTTCGCGCTACGACGCCCTGCGCGTCCCCAACGCCAACCCCATCTACAATACGGTGTTCACCGAATATGTGGAGCTGGGCAACATGCTGCAACTGGCCCAGGCCGCCTGCCTTGCCGCCTCCGAGCGCAAGGAATCGCGCGGCGCTCACACCCGCGAGGACTTCCCCAAGCGTGACGATGCCAACTTCCTCAAGCACAGCATGGTCAGCATGGACGACAACGGCAAAATGCGCATGGGCTGGAAAGAAGTGGAAATCACCAAATTCAAGCCTGAGGAGCGGAAGTACTAA